The following proteins are co-located in the Hevea brasiliensis isolate MT/VB/25A 57/8 chromosome 11, ASM3005281v1, whole genome shotgun sequence genome:
- the LOC110657388 gene encoding stem-specific protein TSJT1, translated as MLAIFKKGLVKPPQELNSPASLASSRKPKLPQDILKDFESSNPSNNFSISFGDVASLAYISPQNPYSIHQRLFCGLNDIYCIFLGSLNNLCSLNRQYGLSKGTNEAMFVIEAYRTLRDRGPYPAHQVLKDLEGTFGFVVYDTKAGHVFAALGANEGVGLFWGIAGDGSVVISDNLEVIKGSCAKSFAPFPSGCMFHSEQGLMSFEHPMSKMKAMPRIDSEGAMCGANFKVDNQSRISSMPRVGSEANWALWGSQA; from the exons ATGTTGGCTATATTCAAGAAAGGGTTGGTGAAACCACCTCAGGAGCTGAATAGCCCAGCTTCATTGGCATCATCGAGAAAGCCAAAGCTTCCTCAGGACATTCTTAAGGATTTTGAATCTTCTAATCCCTCTAATAATTTCTCAATTAGCTTTGGAGATGTTGCTTCTCTTGCTTATATTTCTCCACAAAATCCTTACTCTATTCACCAGAG GTTGTTCTGTGGATTGAATGacatatactgcattttcttgggaAGCTTGAACAACTTATGTAGCCTCAATAGACAGTATGGGCTGTCGAAGGGCACCAACGAGGCCATGTTTGTAATTGAAGCTTACAGAACCCTACGTGATCGTGGCCCATACCCAGCCCATCAGGTCCTAAAGGATCTTGAGGGCACATTCGGATTCGTGGTCTATGATACCAAAGCTGGACATGTCTTTGCTGCCCTG GGTGCAAATGAAGGTGTGGGGCTATTCTGGGGGATTGCTGGTGATGGATCGGTGGTGATATCCGACAACTTGGAGGTCATTAAAGGAAGTTGTGCCAAGTCATTTGCACCATTTCCATCTGGGTGCATGTTCCATAGCGAACAAGGGTTGATGAGCTTTGAACATCCAATGAGCAAAATGAAGGCAATGCCCAGAATTGATAGTGAGGGGGCCATGTGTGGAGCCAACTTCAAGGTTGATAATCAATCCAGGATTAGCAGCATGCCCCGTGTTGGTAGTGAGGCCAATTGGGCTTTGTGGGGTTCGCAAGCTTAA